The Panicum virgatum strain AP13 chromosome 5K, P.virgatum_v5, whole genome shotgun sequence genome has a window encoding:
- the LOC120709917 gene encoding uncharacterized protein LOC120709917, translating into MENSETGVVVFFALIGLCGLLLHCFSSDNTDPTCLGGCSYECVECFAASGEASCLVLAVVVVVVFAIPGVIYGCIAATLAFQNIMQRHYHILHKMELTKARVVSTDRSAECTVYVVEDLQGDYAPPPKMDPKHEQRLKMLQLV; encoded by the exons ATGGAAAATTCAGAAACAG GTGTGGTGGTGTTCTTCGCACTGATCGGACTTTGCGGGCTGCTGCtccactgcttctcctccgACAACACCGACCCAACATGCCTGGGCGGGTGCTCCTACGAATGCGTGGAATGCTTCGCGGCCTCCGGGGAAGCCTCCTGCCTCGTccttgccgtcgtcgtcgtcgtcgtcttcgcCATCCCCGGGGTCATCTACGGTTGCATCGCGGCGACTCTGGCCTTCCAGAACATCATGCAACGCCACTACCACATCCTCCACAAGATGGAGCTGACAAAGGCACGAGTAGTCTCTACTGATCGATCCGCTGA GTGTACCGTGTACGTCGTGGAGGACCTGCAAGGGGATTACGCGCCGCCACCCAAGATGGACCCGAAGCACGAGCAGCGCCTCAAGATGTTGCAGCTCGTGTAG
- the LOC120707377 gene encoding uncharacterized protein LOC120707377 produces the protein MANMIIKNTITPAICGAIPDKDKDGNDLNTKAYLAKVEENFKSSSKTYASTLIMKMLTSQYDGQSGIREHIMSMCDMANKLKTLDMAISDGFLVHFIMTSLPVQYSPFKISYNTQKATWSMAELISYCVEEEERQKAERMKDAVNMVSECFGRVSMSNTPKHQAESGSSRQHKRKFKGHKSKAVSHKKTSNERLCKFCKSPKHEQKDCHGFKEWLKNKGIQFDPNYKRGGAKSKSG, from the exons ATGGCCAACATGATCATTAAGAACACGATCACTCCGGCCATCTGTGGTGCTATTCCTGATAAGGACAAGGATGGTAATGATCTGAACACCAAGGCATATCTTGCCAAGGTGGAGGAGAACTTTAAGAGTTCTTCCAAGACTTATGCTAGCACCCTGATCATGAAGATGCTGACTTCACAGTATGATGGGCAAAGTGGAATCAGGGAGCACATTATGagcatgtgtgacatggcaaatAAGCTGAAGACACTGGATATGGCTATCTCTGATGGTTTTCTGGTGCACTTCATCATGACTTCTCTGCCAGTACAGTACAGTCCCTTCAAAATAAGCTACAACACTCAGAAGGCGACTTGGAGCATGGCTGAGCTCATTAGCTACtgtgttgaggaagaagaaaggcagaaagctgagaggatgaaggatgctgtcaacatggtcagcgagtgctttgggcgtgttagcatgagcaacactcctaagcatcaggctgagtctggcagcagcaggcagcataaGAGAAAGTTTAAGGGCCATAAGAGCAAGGCAGTGTCACATAAGAAGACCTCTAATGAGAGGCTGTGCAAGTTCTGCAAGTCACCTAAACATGAGCAGAAGGATTGCCATGGATTTAAGGAGTGGCTTAAGAACAAAG GTATTCAGTTCGATCCGAACTATAAGAGAGGGGGAGCGAAGTCTAAGAGTGGCTGA
- the LOC120707378 gene encoding uncharacterized protein LOC120707378: MLEPQSMLRDAGGGYPSTTFAPLLARPPLLSEPSPATVGSPEITDEEIGAATAACCRICLESESEPGDELISPCMCKGTQQFVHRSCLDHWRSVKEGTAFSHCTTCKARFHLRVECLEDDICRRMKFRLFVARDVILVFLVIQAAIAAIGGMAYLLDKDGNFRNRFSDDWERFLSKRPVPFYYCVGVVVFFVLVGFFGLIVHLSSFNNNDPCLAGCHNGCYGWGIAELPASIEACFAFAVIFVIIFAILGVAYGFLAATLAIQRIWQRHYHILTKKELTKEYVVEDLPGGYTPPKMDPEHEQRLKMLQLM, encoded by the exons ATGCTAGAGCCGCAGAGCATGCtccgcgacgccggcggcggctaccCCTCCACCACCTTCGCCCCACTTCTTGCGCGCCCGCCGCTTCTGTCCGAGCCCTCGCCTGCGACCGTCGGCTCACCGGAGATAACGGACGAGGAGatcggcgccgccaccgcggcctgCTGCCGCATCTGCCTGGAGTCCGAGTCCGAGCCTG GTGATGAGCTAATATCTCCCTGTATGTGCAAGGGGACGCAGCAATTTGTGCACCGCTCCTGCCTTGACCATTGGAGGTCTGTTAAG GAAGGAACTGCCTTTTCGCACTGCACAACATGCAAGGCGCGATTCCATCTGCGGGTTGAATGTCTGGAGGATGACATATGTCGTAGAATGAAGTTCCGGTTGTTTGTTGCCAGAGATGTCATACTTGTATTCCTTGTTATACAAGCC GCCATCGCTGCCATAGGTGGTATGGCATATTTGTTGGATAAAGATGGGAACTTCAGAAACAGATTTTCTGACGATTGGGAACGGTTTCTGTCAAAGCGTCCGGTTCCCTTTTACTACTGTGTTG GTGTGGTGGTGTTCTTTGTACTGGTTGGATTTTTTGGGCTAATAGTGCACCTATCATCTTTCAATAACAATGATCCGTGCTTGGCTGGATGCCATAATGGCTGCTATGGCTGGGGTATAGCGGAGTTACCAGCTTCAATAGAAGCCTGTTTTGCTTTCGCTGTCATCTTTGTTATTATATTCGCCATCCTTGGAGTCGCATATGGGTTCCTTGCTGCAACGCTGGCCATCCAGAGGATCTGGCAGCGGCACTATCACATACTTACCAAGAAGGAGCTGACAAAG GAATATGTTGTGGAGGACCTTCCAGGTGGTTACACACCGCCAAAGATGGATCCAGAGCATGAACAGCGTCTGAAGATGTTGCAGCTCATGTAG